A portion of the Candidatus Cloacimonadota bacterium genome contains these proteins:
- a CDS encoding SBBP repeat-containing protein, whose product MKKRVLIFVFTLALISLSAQIPDWQWADAAGSDNDDNGNAIALDASGNIYVIGSFFSTVDFGSHSITSNGWLDIFVAKMNSSGEWQWALNAGSGNNDEGYDIAVDSDGNVYITGYFMETASFGSNSISAAGWSDIFVAKLDTDGNWLWVSNAGSGSNSYDDVGNSLTVDNSGDVCVTGTFSDTANFGSSSITSYGDLDIFAAKISSSGSWQWASVAGGVGFDLGMAITADVNGNSYVTGSFCETATFGTNTLENPDLLDDIFVAKLDASGTWQWASDAGGVSSGDTGNGIAVDENGNCYVTGNFQAGATFGNHTIPTNGSHDIFVAKIDNSGTWQWAVNGGGDIGDIGRDIAIDASGASFVIGSFYGDSATFGSYTLTGAGYHDIVVGKVDSDGNWEWVVSAGGSAQWDKDIGRGIALDSGFDSYITGNFAGTANFGSIQLTSNGQEDIFVAEINSNLPNGNNLIPPKFNITNYPNPFNPQTTIEFSVTQTSPFAKLEIFNLKGQVIHTQEFSSGNHSYVWNASDQASGIYFYKISSGDFSETKKMILMK is encoded by the coding sequence ATGAAAAAGAGAGTTTTAATTTTTGTTTTTACTTTAGCATTAATTTCTTTATCTGCTCAAATTCCGGATTGGCAATGGGCAGATGCAGCTGGTAGCGATAATGATGATAATGGAAATGCTATTGCCCTGGATGCATCAGGTAACATTTACGTAATTGGCAGTTTCTTTTCTACTGTAGATTTTGGATCGCATTCAATCACGAGTAATGGTTGGCTGGATATTTTTGTAGCAAAAATGAATAGTTCAGGTGAATGGCAATGGGCATTAAATGCAGGAAGTGGCAATAATGACGAAGGTTATGATATCGCTGTAGACAGTGATGGAAATGTTTACATCACTGGATATTTTATGGAAACAGCAAGTTTCGGTTCAAATTCAATTTCGGCAGCAGGTTGGAGTGATATTTTCGTTGCAAAGCTGGATACTGATGGAAACTGGCTCTGGGTATCAAATGCTGGCAGCGGCAGTAATTCTTATGATGATGTTGGAAATTCGCTTACAGTTGATAATAGTGGCGATGTCTGTGTAACCGGTACCTTCAGTGATACGGCAAATTTTGGTTCAAGTTCAATTACAAGCTATGGTGACTTGGATATCTTTGCAGCTAAGATCAGTTCCAGTGGAAGTTGGCAATGGGCAAGTGTTGCCGGTGGAGTCGGGTTCGATTTGGGAATGGCGATAACTGCAGATGTAAACGGTAATTCTTATGTTACAGGTTCTTTCTGTGAAACTGCTACTTTTGGGACAAACACACTCGAAAATCCTGATCTGCTTGACGATATCTTTGTAGCTAAGCTGGATGCTTCTGGAACCTGGCAATGGGCAAGTGATGCTGGAGGTGTAAGTTCTGGTGACACTGGGAATGGAATTGCTGTAGATGAAAATGGAAATTGTTATGTAACAGGAAACTTCCAGGCTGGAGCTACTTTCGGAAACCATACGATACCAACTAATGGCAGTCATGATATCTTTGTGGCAAAGATCGATAATAGCGGAACCTGGCAATGGGCCGTTAACGGAGGTGGTGATATTGGAGATATCGGTCGAGATATTGCGATAGATGCTTCCGGTGCAAGTTTTGTCATCGGTAGTTTTTATGGAGATTCGGCTACTTTTGGTAGTTACACACTTACTGGTGCAGGTTATCATGATATTGTGGTAGGAAAAGTAGATAGTGATGGCAACTGGGAGTGGGTAGTTTCTGCTGGCGGATCAGCTCAATGGGACAAAGACATTGGTAGAGGTATTGCCTTGGACAGCGGATTCGATAGCTACATAACTGGTAACTTTGCCGGTACAGCAAATTTTGGTTCCATACAACTTACAAGTAATGGCCAGGAAGATATTTTTGTTGCAGAAATTAATAGTAATCTACCCAATGGCAACAATTTAATTCCACCAAAGTTTAATATCACGAATTACCCCAATCCCTTCAATCCGCAAACCACAATTGAATTCAGTGTAACGCAAACCTCCCCGTTTGCGAAACTGGAAATCTTCAACTTGAAAGGACAGGTGATTCATACTCAGGAATTCAGTTCGGGAAATCATTCCTATGTTTGGAATGCTTCTGACCAGGCGTCAGGAATTTATTTCTACAAAATATCATCAGGAGA